One segment of Candidatus Babeliales bacterium DNA contains the following:
- a CDS encoding MotA/TolQ/ExbB proton channel family protein, giving the protein MGLFQGNMFWQLLIQSDTMTKFVIIVLLIMSILCWTVFFYKIILFSVKRRQMQSALRYLKKVHTLDDLRTMAAAFAHTLPGYVVNKNLSFLKALLEVKESKILLSEHELELLQQRVEQTIDDIVHREESYLPLLSSTAAAAPLLGLFGTIWGLVHAFMSISQSQQADIVTIAPGIAEALITTLVGLIVAIPALLIFHYLNTQVKHLEQQLLNLADKLAWLVQTIFLRR; this is encoded by the coding sequence ATGGGATTATTCCAAGGGAACATGTTTTGGCAGTTGCTAATACAATCTGATACAATGACTAAATTTGTCATCATTGTGTTATTGATCATGTCAATTCTATGTTGGACGGTCTTTTTTTATAAAATTATTTTATTCAGCGTAAAACGACGTCAAATGCAATCAGCGCTTCGTTATTTAAAAAAAGTTCATACATTAGATGATTTGCGTACAATGGCCGCAGCATTTGCACATACATTGCCGGGTTATGTAGTTAATAAAAATTTAAGTTTTCTTAAAGCATTACTTGAAGTAAAAGAAAGTAAAATTCTTTTAAGCGAACATGAATTAGAACTTCTTCAACAACGTGTTGAACAAACAATTGATGATATTGTGCATCGTGAAGAATCATATTTACCCCTTTTATCAAGTACTGCAGCGGCAGCACCATTATTAGGATTATTTGGTACTATTTGGGGTTTAGTACATGCATTTATGAGTATTAGCCAAAGTCAACAAGCTGATATTGTTACTATTGCACCAGGGATTGCGGAAGCTTTAATTACAACGCTCGTTGGGTTAATAGTGGCAATACCAGCATTGCTGATATTTCATTATTTAAATACGCAAGTTAAACATTTGGAGCAACAATTATTAAATCTTGCTGATAAACTTGCATGGTTGGTACAAACGATATTTTTAAGAAGGTAA
- a CDS encoding biopolymer transporter ExbD: protein MMRSKRYKRRRTLSTPEVSLTPLIDTALTLLIIFMVTAPMINNAIKVELPKGAIKEGGKEQQELVVTIDQKGEIYFNNKQVSLVALEQTIKDYFVASAASTEKSVWVRVHGATTTCDTLVDVMSKIKNIGGVKDVKIATQKMAVTSA, encoded by the coding sequence ATGATGCGTTCAAAAAGATATAAAAGACGTCGTACACTTTCTACGCCGGAAGTGAGTCTTACTCCATTAATAGATACTGCTTTAACGTTGCTTATTATTTTTATGGTTACCGCACCAATGATCAATAATGCGATTAAAGTTGAATTGCCAAAAGGTGCTATTAAAGAAGGTGGTAAGGAGCAACAAGAATTAGTAGTGACGATTGATCAAAAAGGGGAAATCTATTTTAATAACAAACAAGTTTCTTTAGTTGCGCTTGAGCAAACAATTAAAGATTATTTTGTGGCATCTGCAGCATCGACTGAAAAAAGTGTTTGGGTAAGAGTGCATGGTGCAACAACAACGTGCGATACGTTAGTTGATGTTATGAGTAAGATAAAAAATATTGGTGGTGTAAAAGATGTTAAAATTGCCACACAAAAAATGGCTGTCACAAGTGCCTAA
- a CDS encoding TonB C-terminal domain-containing protein, with protein MLKLPHKKWLSQVPKRVRFLGKLCLLSISLHGILLIFLTIGLHKNNNQTMHIILNRRSSDAQIILLPHFKTIPQAVKIASTEKKPCIEKNHTKINTVKKEDCQKLADNMQNKKSANQLITQPMKKKVAKTQPLKKEPIKKVVPAKNNVAQNQKKVATKQIATPDKEPVAQPLKPAQSLQTTTTAESNEQEIIYIGREDKIILEHQMHVQRQIENVWRSPVGLAKDLTCEIAVTLNEHGAVEQLTIEKSSQVSTYDITARSALSHITYPKTMWGKRLIITFKQ; from the coding sequence ATGTTAAAATTGCCACACAAAAAATGGCTGTCACAAGTGCCTAAACGGGTTCGTTTTTTAGGTAAACTTTGTCTCTTATCAATATCATTACATGGTATATTATTGATTTTTCTAACTATTGGCCTACATAAAAATAATAATCAAACAATGCATATTATTTTAAATAGACGGTCATCAGATGCGCAAATTATTTTATTGCCGCATTTTAAAACTATTCCTCAAGCGGTTAAAATTGCATCGACAGAAAAAAAACCATGTATTGAAAAAAATCATACAAAAATAAATACGGTTAAAAAAGAAGATTGTCAAAAATTGGCTGATAATATGCAAAACAAAAAATCAGCAAATCAGCTTATAACACAACCAATGAAGAAAAAGGTTGCTAAAACGCAGCCGTTAAAAAAAGAACCGATTAAAAAAGTGGTACCCGCTAAAAATAATGTAGCTCAGAATCAAAAAAAAGTAGCAACAAAGCAAATAGCAACACCAGATAAAGAGCCTGTTGCTCAGCCACTAAAGCCTGCGCAATCATTACAAACTACAACTACTGCTGAATCTAATGAGCAAGAAATTATTTATATTGGCAGAGAAGATAAGATAATACTTGAACATCAAATGCATGTGCAACGGCAAATAGAAAATGTTTGGCGGTCACCAGTTGGATTGGCCAAAGATTTAACATGCGAGATTGCCGTAACATTAAACGAGCACGGTGCGGTTGAACAACTGACGATTGAAAAATCATCACAAGTATCCACCTACGATATTACCGCGCGAAGTGCACTTTCTCATATTACATACCCAAAAACAATGTGGGGTAAACGGTTAATAATAACTTTTAAACAGTAG
- a CDS encoding ankyrin repeat domain-containing protein, with amino-acid sequence MKKLFYLLFIFLGLGNCLPSSSLYGMEKALTEKIKPCIYEKIHLINYLAGDKKTEIRDYTPLILSHTYNTPQEALFDPKIPYRVFQEVTSQLSHKDFLSVNKDNETPLHFHAAAGNKKIVESLLKKNCYSEYTHNSCWTPLILAAGNGHYEVVEFLIKNGVDVNEHVLLDSWNALMVAIKNGRIEIVELLLKNGAEVSSVGSTPLMLAIEGNHLNILKLIIKYTDNYTALDFLTTFEDLTTEEQEIAIKLLKWTYYYKLKIQRYRSFVNNNKLAVASGIGLIGLGVAFGIKYFTSRK; translated from the coding sequence ATGAAAAAATTATTTTATCTCTTATTTATTTTTCTCGGATTAGGTAATTGTCTGCCAAGCAGTTCATTATATGGAATGGAAAAAGCTTTAACAGAAAAAATTAAACCGTGTATATATGAAAAAATACATCTGATTAATTACTTAGCTGGGGATAAAAAAACTGAAATAAGAGATTATACTCCTCTAATATTATCCCATACCTACAATACTCCACAAGAAGCTTTATTTGATCCCAAAATACCTTATAGAGTTTTTCAAGAAGTTACATCACAATTAAGCCATAAAGATTTCTTATCTGTTAACAAAGATAATGAAACTCCACTGCATTTTCATGCTGCAGCAGGAAATAAAAAAATTGTTGAATCTTTATTGAAGAAAAATTGTTACTCTGAATATACTCACAATAGTTGCTGGACCCCATTAATTTTGGCTGCAGGAAACGGGCATTATGAAGTTGTAGAATTTTTAATAAAAAATGGTGTCGATGTTAATGAACATGTACTACTTGATTCTTGGAATGCATTAATGGTTGCCATAAAAAATGGACGTATAGAAATTGTAGAGTTACTTCTTAAAAATGGTGCTGAGGTAAGTTCAGTTGGTTCTACACCATTAATGTTGGCTATAGAAGGTAACCATCTTAATATCTTAAAATTAATTATTAAATATACAGATAATTATACTGCACTTGATTTTTTGACCACATTTGAAGATTTGACCACAGAAGAACAGGAAATAGCAATTAAATTATTAAAGTGGACTTATTATTATAAACTAAAAATACAAAGATATCGAAGTTTTGTAAACAATAATAAATTAGCTGTTGCCTCCGGAATTGGACTTATTGGTCTCGGTGTAGCCTTTGGAATTAAATATTTTACTTCAAGAAAATAA